In Deltaproteobacteria bacterium, the genomic stretch TGAAATTGAATTCGTGGAAGGATGAACCGGCCAAAACCCGTTTCGGACTTGTGCCCGGAAACGGGAAGTGGCCCTGTAGTCCGCCCTCCATGGGCTGTCAACGAAAAATTGGCCCGGCCGAACGAAGCTCACGAACCCACAGCATCCAACTCCATCCGTCCCCATACGGCCAAGACCTCGCCGCATTGGACGAAAACCCCGTTCAGACCGAGACCGGACCATTTCCGGGCCTGGTTCACGGCCCGGTTCACGTCTTCTGGGCTAACCACCATGTTGGCCAAGGCCGTGGCCGCGGCGTCGGCAAGAGAGGCATTCCGGCTTCGGACCACCACCAGGTCGCCTCGCCCCAGGCTCACGGAATGACCTATCCGTCCCGACGAGGCGCAAAAGGAGCAGGGAAACTCATCGGCCCTAACCCTGACCCCGATCCGGACTCCCTGCTCCGGATCCGACAAGAGGCCCACGAACCTGTCCCGGCTGGAATGAAGATGGATGTCCCCGCCGTTTTCGACCAAAAGGTCGGCGGTCCGGTCGCTGAAACGCTCCACCACGGCCTGGGCGATGGCCCCGGCCACGGCGGCCATGGGTCCAACCCCGACCCGGGACGAGGCCTCGGTCATGGCTTTGACCACCGGGGCCGCTCCGGCCGGAACCTCCACCGGAATCATGGACGTGGCGAACCCGGGGACCATGGACATGGCCCCCTTGATCCCGGCCCGAAGTTCGTGGACCAGGGCCGCAATGTCCGCCGAAAGATCCTCGGGGCTGACGATCCAGAGGTCGGTCTCCTCGACCACCACCTGGTAGGAGCGTTCCCCGCTTCCGGCCCGACAGGACCGGCGGTAGGCCCGGTCCGGATCGGCGTGAACCCCGTTCCGGACGCCTGAGCCTAGAGAACGATTGCGACCTTGCACCGGGACAAAAATCCGCCTCCGGCGCGGATGACCGAAGCCAGGATATCGGCGTCCTCGGGACCCAGAACCAGGGTCCCGGCCCCGCCGATTCCGATGGAAACGGCCTTGGCCTTCATGGGCAGATCACCGGTTATCCCGCTCTGCTCGGCCGAGGCCAGGGCGCTGTAATAGCGGACGTACCCGCTGCGCACGGCCGTGTCGGCGTCAACGTACTCCCCTGGATAGATCTGGGTCTGAAGTCCGTCGTAGACCAGGGGTTTCAGACAGGGTTTGAACCCGACCCCCCGGGCGTCAATGACCAGCCCTGTGTAGGACGGAACCGAAATCGTTGGTGTGGGCGCGGAGACAGGTCCGGCCGTCTCAAGTACGCCTACCCGGACTGTCAAAGCGGCAAGATCGGTCCGCAGGGCCTCCAGAACCGGAGCCAGGACGGCCGAGTTCTCCGTGGGGATCGGGGTTTCAGACTTCCGGGCATCTGCGGCCTTGACCGCCTCAGCCTCCAGGGCCGTCAGGCGAACTTCCACCCGCTGGAGAACCGAACGGACTTCGGCGGTCAACCCGGACATGGACCGTTCCAGCGCGGCCATCCTGGTCTCCAGACCGGATGTATCCACCACCGGGGCCGAGGGCGGAACCACCGGGGGGAGCGTGGGGTGCGTTTTGGGTGTTTGGGGAAAAAGTATCCGACTCAACTCGCCGTTCAATGGAATTCCGACCACGGCCTCGACTCCTCCGTCGGGCAGAGTCCTGGTTTCGATGATCCGGGAATTCTCCAGGAGCCCGTGGACTTCGCTCCGGATCCGGTCGCTCTGGACCATGTAGTCGCGGACCTCGGTGGCCGAATCGATCCGGACTCCCTGAACGACTTCCAGCAGATTCCGCCTGGCCGCGACCACG encodes the following:
- a CDS encoding UPF0280 family protein is translated as MQGRNRSLGSGVRNGVHADPDRAYRRSCRAGSGERSYQVVVEETDLWIVSPEDLSADIAALVHELRAGIKGAMSMVPGFATSMIPVEVPAGAAPVVKAMTEASSRVGVGPMAAVAGAIAQAVVERFSDRTADLLVENGGDIHLHSSRDRFVGLLSDPEQGVRIGVRVRADEFPCSFCASSGRIGHSVSLGRGDLVVVRSRNASLADAAATALANMVVSPEDVNRAVNQARKWSGLGLNGVFVQCGEVLAVWGRMELDAVGS